In Cyprinus carpio isolate SPL01 chromosome B7, ASM1834038v1, whole genome shotgun sequence, a genomic segment contains:
- the LOC109093520 gene encoding zinc finger protein 219-like: MDSPPESILALSCEPPLSPPSMPSLDHSPQFLPQSPQSTPSSPQTELYAPVSPCPLPEASLQDEEEDEELSNPPSPTPAVALFPGELELGSTSSESSPPATPLTPFPGFGALEQAISSGQSTTCVDELDLQLFNNEGMAVPGGTSSGPGLRFPCQVCGKRFRFQSILSLHARAHSLDRERRASAPYRTTHAKLPQNHVGDSVIQNLNNREPGLKLSPLSVSLQKNMDEDMVPEEPLQTASSPQFLFEGTTALTPPLTEEAPISTSFSPLAHAHLEDNTPSTAASAFRCHACKGKFRTASELARHVRILHNPYKCTMCPFSASQEERLAAHLQESHPPEDPATEMVFPSQPITAPTEAPPSQMPVVPAFRCETCGQRFTQSWFLKGHMRKHKDSLDHKCQVCGRGFKEPWFLKNHMKVHLNKLGLKAGLGNLGPAVNEQSKGPASTQVLGALYSNLLLARSMTGGGGSGSRTERSDASAGSSKSSILGYLGLPKDTSNGSCMERLQAVAQVAEMGNGGGRGGDAADGADQAAMWQLVARSLVAAQHNQQQQQQRSPSHHQLPSSRGTVSGEAKQLRAYLGGMGAREELEGSCPPWECPDCGKLFRSLQQVVAHSRVHVKKPQKGQSPRGGMSREEDIINRVSGAQATGGVGGGQRTSDNEGRQEGKQLPSGVGTVGSFHSVISHLSGQNDLKGSSSSTSSPRERVRGTGTKDCPYCGKAFRSSHHLKVHLRVHTGERPYKCPHCDYAGTQSGSLKYHLQRHHREQRNAMATTTNSPSPCLPSLTSSPHEGVKKRRHPSMSQSSFGRVPGEAPSSRHSQSWAASPPEKKEGTTASGRQREGDMESQYLSLSGMMGTLFAGGLEPSWIGEVPPPKMPKVSRRKPLTTSRMMSANGYQGGKSSGSQEGGFEPLDLSRRPLQDEGGMSSSVGGPSGGSKGGNDILNQCVFCPFRTSSVELMAMHLQVNHTSKSRRKRGATLTSTNHSPRLTLAKPDHDPLALWKFLGAEDGVAFPEDWVSSKTRAENGVSPENRDTEDSFELTPGPVGSVNEKGLKMREELDEEDEEVDEEKNDLEANGSFGSISQHQSRRAGSVSSDLVAEDFPKEEEGDLGK; this comes from the exons ATGGATTCCCCACCGGAGAGTATACTGGCTCTTTCCTGTGAGCCCCCATTGTCTCCTCCCTCCATGCCATCCCTGGACCACAGTCCCCAATTCCTACCCCAGAGTCCTCAATCTACCCCTTCTAGCCCTCAAACTGAACTCTATGCCCCAGTATCACCTTGCCCCCTTCCAGAGGCCAGCCTccaagatgaggaggaggatgaggagttGTCAAATCCCCCATCACCCACCCCAGCGGTGGCGCTGTTTCCTGGTGAACTGGAGCTTGGCAGTACCTCATCGGAGAGCAGCCCCCCAGCCACACCATTAACACCTTTTCCAGGTTTTGGAGCTCTGGAACAGGCGATCTCCTCTGGTCAAAGTACCACCTGTGTTGATGAGTTGGATCTTCAGCTTTTCAACAATGAGGGCATGGCTGTCCCCGGAGGGACAAGCTCTGGGCCTGGCCTAAGGTTTCCATGCCAAGTGTGTGGAAAGAGGTTCCGCTTCCAGAGTATTTTGTCTCTGCATGCTCGAGCACACAGTTTAGACAGGGAGCGTCGAGCTTCAGCTCCCTACCGAACCACACATGCCAAACTGCCCCAGAACCATGTGGGCGACAGTGTAATCCAGAATCTCAACAACAGAGAGCCTGGTCTGAAACTGAGTCCATTATCTGTGTCATTACAAAAGAATATGGATGAGGACATGGTTCCAGAGGAACCTCTTCAAACTGCTAGCAGCCCTCAGTTCCTCTTTGAAGGAACCACAGCCCTGACTCCACCTTTAACAGAGGAAGCACCAATCTCAACCTCCTTCTCTCCACTTGCCCACGCCCACTTAGAAGACAACACCCCCTCGACAGCTGCTTCTGCCTTCCGGTGTCATGCTTGTAAGGGTAAGTTCCGTACAGCTTCAGAGCTGGCACGTCATGTGCGGATCCTCCACAACCCCTACAAATGTACAATGTGTCCCTTCTCAGCCAGTCAGGAGGAAAGACTGGCTGCCCATCTACAGGAGAGCCACCCACCTGAGGATCCTGCCACTGAAATGGTTTTCCCTTCTCAACCTATAACAGCACCAACAGAGGCTCCTCCCTCACAAATGCCAGTTGTTCCAGCTTTCCGATGCGAGACGTGCGGGCAGCGTTTTACTCAGTCCTGGTTTTTGAAGGGGCACATGCGGAAGCACAAGGACTCATTGGATCACAAGTGCCAGGTGTGTGGCCGTGGCTTCAAGGAACCCTGGTTCCTAAAGAATCATATGAAGGTGCATCTCAACAAGCTGGGCCTCAAAGCTGGATTGGGAAATCTGGGGCCAGCTGTAAATGAGCAATCCAAAGGTCCTGCAAGCACACAAGTGCTGGGGGCCCTGTATTCCAACTTACTCCTGGCCCGCAGTATGACCGGTGGCGGTGGTTCAGGAAGTCGCACAGAGAGGTCAGATGCCAGTGCAGGCTCAAGCAAATCCTCTATATTGGGTTATCTGGGCTTACCCAAAGACACCAGCAATGGAAGTTGCATGGAGCGCCTTCAGGCAGTGGCACAGGTTGCTGAAATGGGTAATGGTGGAGGACGGGGAGGTGACGCAGCAGACGGAGCGGACCAGGCAGCCATGTGGCAGCTGGTTGCTCGCAGTCTGGTAGCAGCACAGCACAAccaacagcaacagcagcagcgaTCTCCTTCGCACCATCAGCTTCCTTCCTCACGAGGCACAGTCTCTGGGGAAGCCAAGCAGTTAAGGGCCTACCTAGGTGGAATGGGTGCTAGAGAGGAGCTGGAGGGATCTTGTCCACCTTGGGAGTGTCCAGATTGCGGCAAGTTGTTCAGAAGCCTTCAGCAGGTGGTTGCTCATTCCCGTGTCCATGTCAAGAAACCACAGAAAGGTCAAAGTCCTCGAGGGGGCATGTCCAGGGAAGAGGACATTATAAACAGAGTGAGTGGAGCTCAGGCAACGGGTGGAGTTGGAGGAGGTCAAAGAACTAGTGATAATGAAGGAAGGCAGGAGGGAAAGCAACTACCATCAGGAGTCGGGACAGTTGGGAGCTTCCATTCTGTCATATCACATCTTTCTG GTCAGAATGATCTGAAGGGATCATCCTCTTCCACTTCATCTCCAAGGGAGCGTGTTCGTGGAACAGGAACAAAAGATTGCCCCTACTGTGGTAAAGCCTTTCGGTCCTCCCATCACCTTAAAGTGCACCTTCGTGTACACACAG GTGAGAGACCATACAAATGCCCACACTGTGATTATGCTGGCACCCAGTCTGGCTCTCTCAAGTACCACCTTCAGCGTCATCATCGTGAGCAAAGGAACGCTATGGCAACCACCACAAATTCCCCATCACCGTGCCTTCCCTCTCTGACTAGCTCTCCTCATGAAGGGGTGAAAAAGCGACGTCACCCCTCCATGTCCCAGTCTTCTTTTGGGAGGGTGCCTGGAGAGGCTCCTTCTTCAAGGCACAGTCAGTCATGGGCTGCAAGCCCGCCAGAGAAGAAGGAGGGCACTACTGCATCTGGACGTCAAAGAGAGGGAGACATGGAGAGTCAGTATCTCAGTCTGTCAGGAATGATGGGTACTCTCTTTGCCGGCGGTCTAGAACCAAGTTGGATTGGGGAGGTGCCACCTCCAAAAATGCCCAAAGTGTCTCGACGTAAACCCCTTACTACAAGCCGCATGATGTCAGCAAATGGCTACCAGGGCGGGAAGTCCAGCGGGTCCCAGGAAGGAGGCTTTGAACCTCTGGACCTTTCCCGCCGCCCTTTACAGGATGAAGGGGGAATGAGTAGTTCTGTAGGTGGACCGTCAGGTGGCTCTAAAGGAGGGAATGACATCCTCAATCAATGTGTCTTCTGTCCCTTCCGGACCTCTTCTGTTGAGCTTATGGCCATGCACCTTCAGGTTAATCACACCAGCAAGTCTCGTCGCAAGAGGGGAGCCACTCTCACTTCCACCAATCATTCTCCAAGACTAACTTTGGCCAAGCCAGACCACGATCCCCTGGCTCTGTGGAAGTTCCTCGGTGCAGAAGATGGAGTAGCATTTCCTGAGGACTGGGTCTCGTCAAAGACAAGAGCTGAGAACGGAGTCAGCCCAGAGAACAGGGACACAGAGGACAGTTTTGAACTGACCCCTGGACCTGTGGGAAGCGTCAATGAGAAGGGACTTAAAATGAGAGAGGAGCTGGACGAGGAAGATGAGGAAGTCGATGAGGAGAAGAATGACCTGGAAGCTAATGGGAGCTTTGGAAGTATATCCCAGCATCAGAGCAGAAGGGCTGGGTCTGTTTCTTCAGACCTCGTAGCTGAGGATTTTCCCAAGGAGGAGGAAGGCGACTTGGGGAAATAA